One Argiope bruennichi chromosome 5, qqArgBrue1.1, whole genome shotgun sequence DNA segment encodes these proteins:
- the LOC129969102 gene encoding uncharacterized protein LOC129969102, producing the protein MEALIQRRKPIRASFSRICNGIKLEIEKEIPDKEFIRSKLTTLERLSDELRSYDIPILDSEYSSEEQFNSEWESVEEYKEKLDLIKVKVEIFFSRQLAQSVASVSPNLNKRKLKLPEIVLKQFGGDIKDWLPFWKQFQRIHDDKEIQNEDKFHYLIQYTIPAEFYIRELLSLIIKNVTEQRKRCSVSELYDKLESYLRSLESIGMTSDKYSAMLFPLVESCIPEELLRVWLRNHASIITEENTYSEKLKQLLLFLRNEVEGEQRISLAKAGFKFDFGARNKVRRDKRFQNEDSVPTANELFSGHKKTFNLGEKNSCIFCEKQHESQNCFVAQKMTLTQRNDEIKKRNGCFICLKIGHRAKQCRSTVRCLICLRRHWAVMCPDLQTCKKKDDDKIKEEDAQKISLASTSFNYPYEVYLQTLLVNIESNKRQKIVRALIDTGSQRSYILKGTAEEIGCHSNGTESLIHALFGGATTKRETHKRYEVSLSSLYGNYSRRLNLLEQLKICGPVTTLQPGPWIEEMKQKGITVSDVGRKDLKIEILIGADVAGALLTGKVHKLENGLVAVESLLGWTVMGRINYYTSESNVSMSSLITFMVVHSSDIENLWKLEALGITDSKENRSDVELQEAVGDHFHKTLKRSEDRYEISLPWINEKDKLPSNREVAKKRLISTTKKLMLKDKTEAYNAVFEEWVKSGIIEEVPEEEKSVHSHYLPHRPIFKENSTTSIRPVFDASCKQKEFLSLNDCLAKGENLIELIPRLLLDFRRGKIGVISDIKKAFLQISIQKNDPDFLRFLWWKDSEQKEIREFRHCRVVFGLKCSPFLLGAVINSHLDQCDISLKETASKLKSSFYVDNCVTSVNSNEEAEDFITKSTRLMASGNFDLREWEQTEKDNVKSTISEPLKVLGLMWDKFEDSLFCDIPNIDLDDIIVTRRNVLSIAQRIFYPIGYSCPFTLRPKIYLQNSWETKLSWDAGLPEEIKRKFLKWVKELPLLASVNIPRQVTQTDGQSFSLHTFSDASQGSYASVVFLRSQKSNEVKVTLLQAKARVAPLKKITIP; encoded by the exons ATGGAAGCACTAATTCAGAGAAGAAAACCTATTAGGGCATCTTTTTCGAGAATATGTAACGGAATTAAActtgaaatagaaaaagaaatcccGGACAAAGAATTTATAAGATCAAAATTGACAACTTTAGAACGTTTATCGGACGAACTTCGCTCTTATGATATTCCAATTTTAGATTCAGAATATTCTTCTGAAGAGCAGTTTAACAGTGAATGGGAAAGCGTCGAAGAATACAAggaaaaattagatttgattaaagttaaagttgaaattttcttttcccgCCAACTTGCGCAATCCGTCGCCAGTGTGTCTCCAAACTTAAACAAACGAAAACTCAAGCTGCctgaaatagtattaaaacaatTCGGTGGGGACATTAAAGATTGGTTGCCATTTTGGAAGCAATTCCAACGAATTCATGatgataaagaaattcaaaatgaagacaaattCCACTATTTAATCCAATATACTATACCTG cGGAATTTTATATACGAGAATTGTTaagtctaattattaaaaatgtaactgagCAAAGAAAAAGGTGTAGTGTGTCCGAGCTGTACGACAAATTAGAATCCTATTTGCGATCGTTAGAATCAATTGGAATGACAAGCGACAAATACTCTGCCATGTTATTTCCACTCGTTGAATCGTGTATTCCTGAGGAGTTATTAAGAGTTTGGCTGAGAAATCATGCATCAATAATCACAGAAGAAAATACTTATtccgaaaaattaaaacaattattgttatttttgagaaatgaagTTGAGGGAGAGCAGAGAATTTCTTTGGCAAAAGCTgggtttaaatttgattttggtgCACGAAACAAAGTTAGAAGGGATAAAAGGTTCCAAAATGAAGATTCTGTGCCTACTGCGAATGAATTATTCTCGGGccataagaaaacatttaacctTGGGGAAAAGAACTCTTGCATTTTTTGTGAGAAACAACATGAAAGCCAAAATTGTTTTGTGGCTCAAAAAATGACTTTAACTCAAAGGAATGATGAAATTAAGAAGAGGAATGGATGTTTCATCTGCCTAAAAATTGGACATAGAGCCAAGCAATGTAGGTCAACTGTTCGATGCTTGATATGCTTAAGAAGACATTGGGCTGTAATGTGTCCAGACTTACAAACATGTAAAAAGAAAGATGATGATAAAATTAAGGAGGAGGATGCACAAAAGATATCTTTAGCAAGTACCAGTTTTAATTATCCATATGAAGTGTATCTTCAAACTTTATTAGTGAATATCGAATCTAATAAAAGGCAGAAAATTGTAAGGGCACTTATTGACACTGGATCACAGcgttcatatatattaaaaggaaCGGCTGAAGAAATTGGGTGCCATTCAAATGGAACAGAAAGTTTGATTCATGCTCTTTTTGGAGGAGCCACAACAAAGAGAGAAACCCACAAACGTTATGAAGTGTCTCTTAGTAGCCTATATGGCAATTATTCTAGAAGATTAAACCTTTTGGAACAATTAAAGATTTGTGGACCAGTGACCACTTTGCAGCCTGGACCATGGatagaagaaatgaaacaaaaaggtaTCACTGTCTCTGATGTTGGgagaaaagatttgaaaatagaaatcctTATTGGAGCAGACGTCGCAGGTGCATTGTTAACGGGAAAAGTTCACAAATTAGAAAACGGATTGGTTGCTGTGGAATCTTTGCTCGGATGGACAGTTATGGgtagaataaattattacactTCAGAAAGTAATGTGTCTATGTCCTCCCTGATAACGTTCATGGTGGTTCACAGTAGCGACATAGAAAACTTGTGGAAACTAGAGGCATTGGGAATTACAGATTCCAAAGAAAATAGAAGTGATGTCGAATTACAAGAAGCAGTAGGGGATCATTTTCACAAGACCCTAAAAAGATCAGAGGATAGATATGAAATCTCTTTACCTTGGATCAATGAGAAAGACAAATTACCCAGTAACAGAGAAGTAGCGAAAAAAAGACTAATTTCCACGACAAAGAAACTCATGTTAAAAGATAAAACAGAAGCTTACAATGCAGTGTTCGAAGAATGGGTTAAATCTGGAATAATCGAAGAAGTACCAGAAGAGGAGAAAAGTGTGCACAGCCATTACCTTCCACACAGGCCGATATTCAAAGAGAACTCTACAACATCCATAAGACCAGTTTTTGACGCTTCGTGTAAGCAGAAGGAGTTTCTTTCCCTTAACGACTGTCTTGCAAAAGGTGAAAACTTAATTGAATTAATACCAAGATTGCTTCTTGATTTCAGACGAGGAAAAATAGGAGTTATTTCAGATATCAAAAAAGCTTTTCTTCAGATATCTATTCAAAAAAATGATCCTGATTTTCTGAGATTCCTGTGGTGGAAAGACTCTGAACAaaaggaaataagagaatttcgACACTGCAGAGTAGTTTTTGGATTAAAATGCAGCCCCTTTTTATTAGGTGCAGTGATTAATTCGCATTTGGATCAGTGTGATATTTCTCTAAAAGAAACAGCTTCAAAattgaaatcttcattttatGTTGATAACTGTGTCACCTCAGTCAATTCGAATGAAGAAGCAGAAGATTTTATTACAAAGTCAACTCGATTGATGGCAAGTGGTAACTTCGACTTGAGAGAGTGGGAGCAGACAGAGAAGGACAATGTGAAATCGACAATAAGTGAACCACTAAAAGTTCTTGGTCTTATGTGGGATAAGTTTGAAGATTCACTGTTTTGTGACATACCTAATATCGACTTAGATGACATCATAGTGACAAGACGAAACGTGTTATCAATTGCACAGAGAATCTTCTACCCAATCGGTTATAGCTGTCCTTTCACGCTTCGACCAAAAATATACTTGCAAAATAGTTGGGAAACTAAATTAAGCTGGGATGCAGGGCTGCCTgaggaaatcaaaagaaaattcttgaaatgggTTAAGGAATTGCCCTTGTTAGCATCAGTAAATATTCCTAGGCAAGTTACTCAGACCGATGGGCAGTCTTTTAGCCTCCATACATTTTCCGATGCTTCACAGGGATCTTATGCGAGTGTAGTATTTTTAAGAAGCCAAAAATCAAATGAAGTCAAAGTGACATTATTGCAAGCTAAAGCCAGAGTAGCTCCGTTGAAGAAAATAACTATACCATGA
- the LOC129969103 gene encoding uncharacterized protein LOC129969103, translated as MPSRGCSMKKLIESRWWERPHWLALSEEEWPHSAPIDDKVEANKEKRREVMTSLNHDDFSSRVFNYFSKYTKILRMMGWIHRFIGNCQKTKVEREDGELKVNELKRAEKSIVKIIQHDSFSSEDIKKLKSLSVFKDEEDILRVKTRLIERKDHHNFIFPMLLPKKHAVVEKLILHKHLSLSHAGIHILISKLRENFWIIKSRSTIRGALSRCVRCRRHEAKGLQTVPATLPENRIRDAKIFEIVGVDLAGPLVLKNKSKTCIILFTCAVFRAVHLELILTLSTRGFLLGFRRFIARRGRPSIIYSDNGSNFVGYNNLFESID; from the coding sequence ATGCCATCAAGAGGATGCTCAATGAAGAAACTTATTGAATCCAGATGGTGGGAGAGGCCTCATTGGCTGGCATTGTCGGAAGAAGAATGGCCTCATTCTGCGCCAATCGATGACAAAGTGGAGGCTAACAAAGAAAAACGTAGAGAAGTAATGACGTCATTAAACCATGATGATTTTTCTTCACGAGTCTTCAACTACTTTTCAAAATACACGAAAATACTAAGAATGATGGGTTGGATACACAGATTTATAGGAAATTGCCAGAAGACAAAAGTAGAAAGAGAAGACGGCGAGTTAAAGGTCAATGAGCTGAAAAGGGCAGAGAAATCTATCGTAAAGATTATTCAACATGATTCATTTTCTTCAGAAGACATAAAGAAGCTGAAGTCACTTAGTGTGTTCAAAGATGAGGAAGACATTTTACGTGTTAAGACCAGATTAATTGAAAGAAAGGAccatcacaattttattttccccATGTTGCTTCCGAAGAAGCATGCAGTTGTGGAGAAGTTGATACTTCATAAACATCTATCTTTGTCTCATGCCGGGATACATATATTAATCTCCAAACTTCGAGAAAACTTTTGGATTATCAAAAGCAGATCAACTATCCGAGGAGCTTTATCTCGATGTGTTAGATGCAGAAGGCATGAAGCTAAAGGACTGCAGACAGTGCCAGCTACTCTGCCCGAAAATAGAATTAGAGATGCTAAGATTTTCGAAATTGTGGGAGTAGATTTAGCCGGCCCACTAGTTTTGAAGAACAAGAGTAAAACCTGTATCATACTTTTCACCTGTGCTGTTTTCAGAGCAGTTCATTTGGAACTGATTTTGACCCTCTCTACTCGGGGATTTTTACTTGGATTTAGAAGATTTATTGCGCGTAGAGGGCGGCCATCGATAATTTATAGCGACAATGGTAGTAATTTTGTCGGATACAACAATCTCTTTGAgtcaattgattga